In Bacillus sp. SB49, a single window of DNA contains:
- a CDS encoding iron-containing alcohol dehydrogenase, producing the protein MDAFKFHNPTKLIFGQNQVTQLQTELPENTNKVLLVYGGGSIKRNGVYDAVVAELKKAEVEVFELSGVEPNPRLSTVRRGVEACKENDIDFILAVGGGSVIDCTKTIAAGAKYDGDAWDLVTREATPESALPFGTVLTLAATGSEMNAGAVITNWETNEKYGWGAAPLTNPMFSILDPAYTTSVPKDQTIYGIVDMMTHMFEQYFHNPTKSPVQDEMIEGVLRAVMETAPKLLDNLESVEYRETILYAGTIALNGMLQMGYRGDWASHNIEHAVSAVYDIPHAGGLAILFPNWMKHNLDVDPSRFAKLATNVFGVDAEGKSEKEVAEEGIDALRKFWSSLGAPERLADYEIGEEKFDVIVDRSMKRGAFGNFNKLKEDDVQKILEMSK; encoded by the coding sequence ATGGATGCATTTAAATTTCATAATCCGACGAAATTAATTTTCGGACAGAATCAAGTGACACAATTACAAACAGAATTACCTGAAAATACAAATAAAGTTCTCCTCGTTTATGGAGGGGGAAGCATCAAGCGTAACGGCGTGTATGATGCAGTTGTGGCGGAATTGAAAAAGGCAGAGGTAGAGGTTTTTGAACTTTCCGGTGTAGAGCCAAACCCTAGACTTTCCACGGTTAGACGCGGGGTCGAGGCATGCAAGGAAAACGATATCGACTTCATCCTCGCTGTAGGCGGTGGAAGTGTCATCGACTGCACGAAGACCATTGCTGCTGGAGCCAAATACGATGGTGATGCCTGGGATCTTGTTACAAGAGAGGCGACACCAGAATCAGCGCTTCCGTTCGGAACGGTCCTTACCCTTGCTGCTACAGGTAGTGAGATGAATGCCGGTGCGGTCATCACAAATTGGGAAACGAATGAGAAGTACGGCTGGGGTGCTGCGCCTTTAACAAACCCTATGTTCTCCATTTTGGATCCCGCCTACACGACAAGTGTTCCGAAAGATCAGACTATCTACGGAATCGTAGACATGATGACGCACATGTTTGAACAATATTTCCACAATCCGACCAAGTCACCGGTACAGGATGAAATGATCGAGGGCGTCCTGCGTGCTGTCATGGAAACGGCCCCTAAGCTTCTTGATAATCTGGAATCTGTCGAGTATCGTGAGACGATTCTATATGCTGGAACGATCGCACTTAACGGTATGCTGCAAATGGGATATCGCGGAGACTGGGCGAGTCACAACATCGAGCATGCTGTTTCCGCCGTTTATGATATTCCACATGCGGGTGGACTGGCGATTCTCTTCCCTAACTGGATGAAGCATAACCTGGACGTGGACCCGTCCCGTTTCGCCAAACTTGCGACAAACGTATTCGGCGTCGATGCAGAAGGTAAGAGCGAGAAGGAAGTGGCGGAAGAAGGAATCGATGCTTTGAGAAAATTCTGGTCTTCCCTCGGAGCGCCGGAGCGACTTGCCGATTACGAAATCGGAGAAGAGAAGTTCGACGTTATTGTCGATCGTTCCATGAAACGAGGAGCTTTCGGGAACTTCAACAAGCTTAAAGAAGACGACGTACAGAAGATTCTGGAAATGTCCAAGTAA
- a CDS encoding DUF378 domain-containing protein gives MSWIQRIALLLIIVGAINWGLIGLFQYDLVAGLFGGGEQSGAFARVIYTLVGISGLIAISIYFSPAAEYSDRTAETTE, from the coding sequence ATGAGTTGGATTCAACGTATCGCCCTTCTGCTTATCATCGTAGGCGCAATCAACTGGGGATTGATCGGATTGTTCCAATATGATTTAGTCGCAGGACTATTCGGCGGTGGCGAACAAAGCGGTGCCTTCGCTCGTGTCATATATACACTTGTAGGGATCAGCGGACTTATCGCCATTTCCATTTACTTCTCACCGGCAGCAGAATACAGCGACCGGACAGCGGAAACGACTGAATAA
- the yugI gene encoding S1 domain-containing post-transcriptional regulator GSP13, translated as MSEKFQEGQVLEGKVTGIQPYGAFVALDEKVQGLVHISEVTHGYVKDINEHLSEGDEVQVKILNIDEKSNKYSLSIRATQEAPKAAPRRPRKQAAAPKHEESTAGFNTLKDKLEDWIKQSDDREKFRK; from the coding sequence ATGTCAGAGAAGTTCCAAGAAGGTCAAGTATTAGAAGGTAAAGTTACAGGAATTCAGCCCTACGGTGCTTTCGTTGCATTGGATGAAAAAGTTCAAGGTCTTGTGCACATTTCAGAAGTTACCCACGGGTATGTGAAAGATATTAATGAGCACCTTTCTGAAGGTGATGAAGTTCAAGTTAAGATCTTGAACATCGATGAGAAGAGCAATAAGTATTCTCTATCTATCCGTGCGACACAGGAAGCTCCAAAGGCAGCACCACGTCGTCCGCGCAAGCAGGCTGCAGCACCAAAGCATGAAGAATCAACTGCAGGTTTCAACACGCTTAAAGACAAGTTGGAAGATTGGATCAAACAATCGGACGACCGCGAAAAATTCCGTAAATAA
- a CDS encoding helix-turn-helix domain-containing protein gives MSVGNNIRKYRELKNFTKEELAMKARMGVQTLESYETDERAPELDTILKISTVLDIPASELMEFQEEDTTIDEELQNLIAEVGVKRTKLLLKKTRDFSEEDVLHAMKLLYELNQQKK, from the coding sequence ATGTCTGTAGGAAATAATATTAGGAAATACCGTGAGTTAAAGAATTTTACTAAAGAAGAGCTCGCCATGAAAGCGAGAATGGGCGTCCAAACATTGGAAAGCTACGAAACAGATGAGCGCGCACCGGAATTAGATACCATCCTTAAAATATCAACCGTTCTGGATATCCCGGCATCCGAACTGATGGAATTTCAAGAAGAAGATACAACCATTGATGAAGAGTTGCAGAACTTGATTGCAGAAGTGGGCGTCAAGCGGACTAAACTCTTGTTGAAAAAGACACGGGATTTCTCGGAAGAAGACGTTCTTCATGCTATGAAACTACTTTATGAATTAAATCAGCAAAAAAAATGA
- a CDS encoding MalY/PatB family protein codes for MEQFKRVISRKGTRSVKWDMAEELYKDKDVLPMWVADMDFQTPKAVTAAIKERVDHGIFGYTVPDDRVKQQIVQWLQTRHDWSIDPEWITYSPGVIPSLHMIIQSLTDIGDNVIIQTPVYPPFYSVVRDHGRHIIENPLIVEGNKYEIDFEDFEKKIKENNVQLFILCNPHNPVGRVWTREELNRLSSICLKHDVRIIADEIHADLIYSGHRHIPIASVSEDVSRKTITCMSPTKTFNLAGLQASFVVTADKESKEKLDKQFKNQGMGMLNTLGLTAMEAAYEHGEEWLEGLMTTLEENRDYVMERLHNETAVRVFPAEGTYLLWLDCTGLEMKHSELKSFMQKQAKVGLNDGVSFGKAGTGFMRINIAAPRSTIEEGVSRIIEAARK; via the coding sequence TTGGAACAGTTCAAACGAGTCATTTCACGTAAGGGAACCCGCTCTGTCAAATGGGATATGGCAGAAGAATTGTATAAAGATAAAGACGTTCTTCCTATGTGGGTAGCAGACATGGATTTTCAGACCCCCAAGGCGGTAACGGCAGCAATAAAGGAACGTGTCGATCACGGCATCTTCGGCTATACAGTCCCAGATGACCGCGTAAAGCAGCAGATCGTACAGTGGCTTCAGACTAGACATGATTGGTCCATCGATCCGGAGTGGATTACCTACAGTCCCGGTGTCATCCCTTCGCTTCATATGATCATTCAATCATTGACCGATATTGGTGACAACGTCATTATCCAGACACCGGTCTATCCACCGTTCTACAGCGTAGTCAGGGACCACGGGCGTCACATCATTGAGAACCCGCTGATCGTAGAAGGAAACAAATATGAAATTGATTTTGAGGACTTTGAGAAGAAAATTAAAGAAAACAACGTCCAATTATTTATTCTCTGTAATCCCCATAACCCGGTCGGACGTGTTTGGACGCGGGAAGAGTTGAACCGGTTGAGCAGCATTTGCCTTAAGCACGATGTCCGAATTATTGCTGATGAAATACATGCGGATCTTATATACAGCGGGCACCGTCACATTCCAATCGCCTCTGTTTCTGAAGACGTCAGCAGAAAGACTATCACCTGCATGTCACCGACCAAAACGTTTAATTTGGCGGGGCTACAAGCATCTTTCGTCGTAACTGCTGATAAAGAATCGAAAGAGAAGCTTGATAAGCAATTTAAAAATCAAGGAATGGGTATGTTGAATACTCTGGGGCTTACAGCAATGGAGGCGGCATATGAGCACGGCGAAGAGTGGCTGGAAGGACTAATGACAACCCTGGAAGAAAACAGGGACTACGTTATGGAAAGGCTCCATAACGAAACCGCTGTACGTGTCTTTCCTGCGGAAGGAACCTACCTGCTTTGGCTTGACTGTACCGGGTTGGAAATGAAGCACAGCGAACTCAAATCCTTCATGCAGAAACAGGCAAAAGTCGGTTTAAATGACGGCGTCTCCTTCGGTAAAGCAGGAACAGGATTTATGCGGATCAATATCGCTGCTCCCCGCTCTACCATTGAAGAAGGTGTATCACGAATTATTGAGGCTGCAAGGAAATAG
- a CDS encoding superoxide dismutase family protein, with the protein MVNKWIGTALLLILMAGCTGEERSPLDTSIYNAESDKIGTATLKETPEGVQVTLKVEGLEPGPHGLHIHEFPKCEPPDFQTAGNHFNPLSKDHGLMNEKGPHAGDLPNVEADASGMVDTELVLPEATLKDDQMSLLRKEGTSLVITSEADDGMSQPSGNSGERVACGKITLKADGDEASDPTEPDKKEE; encoded by the coding sequence ATGGTAAACAAATGGATAGGAACAGCTTTATTGCTAATATTAATGGCCGGGTGCACAGGAGAAGAGAGGTCGCCGCTTGATACGTCGATCTATAATGCAGAGAGCGACAAAATTGGTACGGCCACATTAAAGGAAACGCCGGAGGGTGTTCAAGTGACTTTGAAGGTAGAAGGACTTGAACCTGGTCCGCACGGTTTACATATTCACGAGTTTCCTAAATGTGAGCCGCCGGACTTTCAAACAGCAGGTAATCACTTTAATCCACTATCCAAGGATCACGGGTTAATGAATGAGAAGGGGCCGCATGCCGGCGATCTTCCTAACGTCGAAGCGGATGCCAGCGGAATGGTGGATACAGAATTGGTGCTTCCGGAAGCTACCTTGAAAGACGACCAAATGTCCCTTTTAAGAAAAGAGGGTACCTCCTTGGTCATTACGAGTGAAGCGGATGATGGAATGTCCCAGCCTTCCGGTAATTCCGGAGAGCGGGTTGCATGTGGGAAAATTACGCTGAAAGCGGATGGGGATGAAGCAAGCGATCCGACGGAACCAGATAAAAAAGAAGAGTAG
- a CDS encoding kinase-associated lipoprotein B has protein sequence MTEIKQGSTVKAHYKSGIYIGEVVEDRNRFFLVKVLAVAKHPMQGDLHNPGKTEDVFFHQRKALSYTEKANVQKEAVHLYEGDIPEYKQSLKDSVEALKEKLMRRETTFNQSAKDRLEDLERQYFE, from the coding sequence ATGACGGAGATAAAACAGGGAAGCACCGTTAAAGCCCATTATAAATCAGGAATCTACATAGGCGAAGTCGTAGAGGACCGAAATCGATTTTTCCTGGTGAAAGTGTTGGCCGTGGCAAAGCACCCCATGCAGGGAGACCTGCACAATCCAGGGAAGACCGAGGACGTCTTCTTTCACCAAAGGAAGGCCTTGAGCTATACGGAAAAAGCAAACGTTCAGAAAGAAGCCGTCCATCTGTACGAAGGGGATATCCCGGAGTACAAGCAGTCATTAAAAGACTCCGTTGAAGCATTAAAGGAAAAGTTAATGCGCAGGGAAACGACGTTTAACCAAAGCGCAAAAGATAGACTCGAAGATCTTGAGCGCCAGTATTTCGAATGA
- the deoD gene encoding purine-nucleoside phosphorylase produces the protein MTTHIGANPGDIAEKILLPGDPLRAKYIAENFLEDATCYNEVRGMYGYTGTYKGERISVQGTGMGVPSISIYVNELMESYGVQKLIRVGSCGALQSDVKVRDVILASTSTTDSQMNRMVFGGIDYAPTADFELLKNAYDAGTEKGLKLRVGNVFTSDSFYRENAMETFELLAKYNVLAVEMETTALYTLAAKYDRQALSVLTVSDHILTGEETTAEERQTTFNEMIEVALEAAIKE, from the coding sequence ATGACAACACACATCGGAGCCAATCCTGGCGATATCGCTGAAAAGATCCTGCTGCCCGGGGATCCACTGCGAGCTAAATATATTGCAGAAAATTTCCTGGAAGATGCAACGTGCTACAATGAAGTTCGCGGGATGTACGGATACACTGGTACATACAAAGGCGAACGCATTTCTGTACAAGGTACAGGCATGGGTGTCCCTTCTATATCCATCTATGTCAATGAGCTGATGGAAAGCTACGGCGTACAGAAGTTGATTCGAGTAGGTTCCTGCGGCGCACTGCAAAGCGACGTAAAGGTAAGAGATGTCATCCTTGCTTCGACATCAACGACCGATTCCCAAATGAACCGGATGGTATTCGGCGGCATCGATTATGCGCCGACTGCTGACTTCGAACTTTTGAAAAACGCCTATGATGCCGGGACGGAAAAAGGTCTGAAACTTCGTGTAGGGAACGTCTTCACAAGTGACAGCTTCTATAGGGAAAACGCAATGGAAACGTTCGAGCTGCTCGCTAAGTACAATGTACTTGCCGTCGAGATGGAAACAACCGCGTTATATACACTGGCAGCCAAATATGACCGTCAGGCCCTGTCTGTTCTTACAGTCAGCGATCATATTCTGACAGGAGAAGAAACAACTGCTGAAGAGCGCCAGACAACGTTCAACGAAATGATTGAAGTAGCATTGGAAGCTGCTATTAAAGAATAA
- a CDS encoding divergent PAP2 family protein yields the protein MLLDLLHNFPLWAAIASIVFAQIVKIPIQFIASRKLNASLAFSTGGMPSSHSAAVTALATGVGIEQGFGSSIFAVACVFAIIVMFDSTGVRRQTGEQAIMLNILLKDFNRFVSEAKSWQAKEEYQKKEELKELLGHQPIEVFFGGLTGVLLTFLFHTLLY from the coding sequence ATGCTGTTAGATCTATTGCATAACTTCCCCTTATGGGCGGCCATCGCCTCCATCGTATTCGCACAAATCGTCAAAATACCCATCCAATTCATCGCATCCAGAAAGCTGAACGCAAGCCTTGCTTTCAGCACCGGCGGTATGCCCTCGAGCCACTCAGCTGCTGTTACCGCACTTGCGACCGGTGTCGGAATCGAACAGGGATTCGGCTCCTCGATTTTTGCGGTCGCCTGCGTTTTTGCCATCATCGTTATGTTTGACAGCACTGGTGTAAGACGCCAGACCGGTGAACAGGCGATTATGTTAAACATCCTCTTAAAAGACTTTAATCGTTTCGTAAGTGAAGCGAAGAGCTGGCAGGCGAAGGAAGAATACCAGAAAAAAGAAGAATTGAAGGAACTGCTGGGTCATCAGCCGATCGAAGTATTCTTTGGCGGTTTGACCGGCGTGCTGCTCACCTTTTTGTTCCACACACTCCTTTATTAA
- a CDS encoding 3D domain-containing protein — MKKWTTYIFFSVLFLFAWYSTVTNITNLSIKDVDDWLKIKMDGEEPAEEVSGSMLRPKHVASAANAEALEKLEASLDLAQYDRYEVTATGYTAGVESTGKDESHPAYGVTYSGVTVKRDLYSTIAADLELFPLGTILFIPGYGYGVVADTGGAIKGDRLDLYYPSVEDVYKQWGKQTLHVYVIKEGNGELSEEDLNKMNEQESMQVFRSQMIR; from the coding sequence ATGAAAAAGTGGACGACCTATATATTTTTTTCCGTTTTGTTTCTATTTGCATGGTACAGTACGGTCACAAATATAACGAATCTATCGATCAAAGATGTGGATGATTGGCTGAAAATAAAAATGGACGGGGAAGAGCCGGCAGAAGAAGTGTCCGGTTCCATGCTGCGCCCGAAACACGTAGCGAGCGCTGCCAATGCGGAGGCACTCGAGAAATTGGAAGCTTCTCTGGATCTTGCTCAGTACGACCGATATGAGGTGACGGCTACGGGTTATACGGCAGGAGTAGAGTCGACGGGAAAGGACGAAAGTCATCCGGCCTACGGAGTTACGTATTCAGGAGTGACGGTGAAGAGGGACTTGTATTCCACCATCGCAGCAGACCTTGAGCTGTTTCCGCTTGGTACGATTCTCTTCATTCCGGGCTATGGCTATGGAGTGGTCGCAGATACAGGCGGTGCCATTAAAGGGGACCGATTGGATCTTTATTATCCCTCGGTTGAGGACGTGTACAAACAGTGGGGGAAACAAACACTTCACGTCTATGTCATTAAAGAAGGTAATGGAGAATTGTCAGAAGAAGACTTGAACAAGATGAATGAACAGGAGTCCATGCAGGTATTCCGTTCCCAAATGATACGATGA
- a CDS encoding YuiB family protein: MNIVQFVVSILLFFVLFFGISFLLNMILRSSWLMAVVYPAIVLLIVDDHPWTQYFTDAGTAFPAVWEHLMNLKVVDIVILTSGFAGTILAGVVIRLLRRSGYQMF; encoded by the coding sequence GTGAATATAGTTCAGTTTGTCGTATCCATTCTGTTATTTTTCGTATTGTTTTTCGGTATTTCCTTTCTACTCAACATGATCCTGCGTTCATCCTGGCTCATGGCAGTCGTGTATCCGGCTATTGTCCTGTTAATTGTGGATGATCATCCGTGGACGCAGTATTTCACAGATGCCGGTACGGCATTTCCTGCGGTATGGGAGCACTTGATGAACCTTAAGGTTGTCGATATTGTTATTCTTACCAGCGGCTTTGCAGGTACCATCCTTGCCGGAGTCGTCATTCGTCTTCTGCGACGAAGCGGATATCAGATGTTTTGA
- a CDS encoding NAD(P)/FAD-dependent oxidoreductase: MKKPNIVILGAGYGGMMTAVKLQKNIGVNDANVTLVNKHSYHYQTTWLHENAAGTLHHDRTRIPIKDVIDTSKIKLIQDTVLEIKPSEKRVLLEDGEVTYDYLVISLGFEAATFGIQGLKEHAFTIGSINSARLIRQHIEYNFAKYNTEPDKKPERLNIVVGGAGFTGIEFVGELANRVPDLCREYDIPRDQVRIICVEAAPTALPGFDPQLVEYAMNSLEARGVEFKLSAMIKEVTENKLVFEKDDQREEIGTNTVVWAAGVRGNSIVEESGFEANRGRIPVREDLRPEGYDDVFIVGDCALVMNEEAERPYPPTAQIAIQEAEHTAGNLERLIKGERHLEPFVPDLKGTVASLGDSDAIGVVFDDKKLYGWSATAMKKVIDNRYLLKLGGIGLVLKKGKLNFFHF, from the coding sequence ATGAAAAAACCGAATATCGTTATTCTGGGTGCCGGCTATGGCGGCATGATGACGGCCGTCAAGCTGCAGAAGAACATAGGAGTCAATGATGCGAACGTAACGTTGGTTAATAAGCACAGCTATCACTACCAGACCACCTGGCTTCACGAAAATGCTGCAGGTACACTGCATCATGATCGGACTCGTATCCCTATCAAAGACGTCATCGATACAAGCAAAATTAAGTTGATTCAAGACACAGTCCTCGAAATCAAACCATCTGAAAAGCGTGTACTTCTGGAGGATGGGGAAGTAACATACGACTACCTCGTCATTTCGCTCGGTTTTGAAGCAGCTACTTTTGGAATTCAAGGATTGAAAGAGCATGCCTTCACTATCGGTAGTATAAATAGTGCCCGTCTCATCCGTCAGCATATCGAATATAATTTTGCCAAATATAATACAGAGCCGGATAAAAAGCCGGAGCGTTTAAATATCGTCGTCGGCGGTGCCGGGTTTACAGGGATCGAGTTTGTCGGAGAGTTGGCAAACCGTGTTCCCGACCTGTGCAGGGAATATGATATTCCTCGCGATCAAGTTCGGATCATCTGTGTGGAAGCTGCACCTACTGCACTCCCGGGATTTGATCCCCAGCTCGTAGAGTACGCCATGAATTCACTGGAAGCACGTGGAGTAGAATTCAAACTGAGTGCTATGATCAAAGAAGTGACAGAGAACAAGCTGGTATTTGAGAAGGATGACCAGCGTGAAGAGATTGGGACGAATACAGTTGTATGGGCAGCAGGTGTCCGCGGGAATTCAATCGTCGAAGAGTCTGGTTTTGAAGCCAATCGAGGGCGGATTCCTGTGCGTGAGGATCTTCGGCCGGAAGGATATGATGATGTCTTCATTGTAGGGGACTGTGCTTTGGTCATGAACGAAGAAGCAGAGCGTCCCTATCCTCCAACAGCTCAAATTGCTATTCAGGAAGCGGAGCACACGGCTGGTAATTTGGAACGTCTTATCAAGGGGGAGCGGCACCTGGAGCCTTTCGTCCCGGATCTGAAAGGAACGGTTGCTTCGCTCGGCGATTCAGATGCCATTGGAGTTGTTTTCGACGACAAGAAGCTGTACGGTTGGTCGGCAACGGCGATGAAGAAGGTCATTGATAACCGCTACCTCTTAAAGCTTGGCGGCATCGGGCTCGTCTTAAAGAAAGGGAAATTAAACTTTTTCCATTTTTAA
- a CDS encoding NAD(P)/FAD-dependent oxidoreductase yields MSDKIYDITVIGGGPVGLFTAFYGGMRDASVKIIESLPHLGGQLTALYPEKYIYDVAGFPKVRAQELVDNLEEQAMAFDPTIALSQEVLSVERMEDGSIKLTTDKEVHYTKTIIVTAGNGAFQPRKLKIDDTDKFEGTNLHYHVSNMDRFRDKNVMIAGGGDSAVDWSLMLEPIAKQVTLVHRRDKFRAHEHSVAQLHESNVRVLTPYNPEKLIGSDRIEQVELHEVKGDRVETIDVDDVIVNYGFISSLGPIKDWELEIEKNSIVVNSKMETNIEGIYAAGDICTYPGKVKLIASGFGEGPTAVNNAKAYIDPDARVQPKHSTSMFG; encoded by the coding sequence ATGAGTGATAAGATATACGATATAACCGTCATCGGCGGCGGCCCGGTCGGGTTGTTTACCGCTTTTTACGGCGGTATGCGCGATGCAAGTGTAAAGATAATTGAAAGCCTTCCCCATCTGGGCGGACAGCTGACTGCACTGTATCCGGAAAAGTACATTTACGATGTTGCAGGATTCCCTAAAGTTCGGGCACAGGAACTCGTGGACAACTTGGAAGAGCAGGCGATGGCTTTTGACCCTACGATTGCGCTCAGCCAGGAAGTTCTTTCCGTGGAACGCATGGAAGATGGTTCGATCAAGCTTACCACCGATAAAGAAGTCCATTATACGAAGACAATCATTGTCACAGCCGGAAACGGCGCTTTCCAGCCAAGGAAGTTGAAGATTGACGATACAGATAAATTCGAAGGAACAAACCTTCATTACCACGTAAGTAACATGGACCGGTTCCGGGATAAGAATGTTATGATTGCCGGCGGCGGCGACTCTGCTGTCGACTGGTCACTTATGCTGGAGCCGATCGCCAAGCAGGTTACGCTAGTTCACCGCCGTGATAAGTTCCGGGCACACGAACACAGCGTGGCACAGCTGCATGAATCCAATGTAAGAGTTTTGACACCTTACAACCCGGAGAAACTGATCGGTTCTGATCGGATTGAACAAGTGGAACTTCATGAAGTTAAGGGAGACCGTGTAGAAACGATCGACGTGGATGACGTCATCGTCAACTACGGCTTCATCTCTTCTCTCGGGCCTATTAAGGACTGGGAACTGGAAATAGAAAAAAACAGCATTGTCGTCAATTCCAAAATGGAAACGAACATCGAAGGCATCTATGCTGCTGGAGATATCTGCACCTATCCCGGCAAAGTTAAATTGATTGCCTCCGGATTCGGCGAAGGACCAACGGCGGTTAACAATGCAAAAGCATATATAGATCCAGATGCACGCGTGCAGCCGAAGCACTCCACAAGCATGTTCGGATAA
- a CDS encoding IS3 family transposase (programmed frameshift): MSKHLYSNTEMKQLEDNPNVVKVSERSITYHPLFKKAAIQEYQNGNFPSQIFEEHGFDLVVIGKDQPRRCLKRWRNTFEKYGELGLEGDRRGKGSKGRPSSKKMSAEEELEKAEARIKYLEAENGFFKKARQTRKAGVEEETKITPSEVYQLIYETIHNYSLRSMVSYLCEFTGVSRSGYYAWINSDSKRQVKNQKDEKDIQIIQVIFSQNHEKVGALQIKLILENDYGVIMNHKKIRRLMKKFDLSAKIRQAKPYKQMLKATQEHRTCPNHLNREFTQLEPGKVFLTDITYTYFGKGQKAYLSCVKDSTTKEIVAHHISTSLGMDIVYRTLEKLQDTVKSFHPEAMIHSDQGFHYTHPKFQSRVREAGLRQSMSRKGNCWDNAPMESFFGHLKDMVDHQSCESLSQLKEEINQYIAKYNNKRYQWNLNKMTPVQYRDHLLAA; the protein is encoded by the exons ATGAGTAAACATCTTTATTCAAATACGGAAATGAAACAATTAGAGGACAATCCGAATGTCGTAAAGGTATCGGAACGTTCTATCACATACCATCCTTTATTTAAGAAAGCTGCAATTCAGGAATATCAGAATGGAAACTTTCCATCTCAAATATTTGAAGAGCACGGATTTGATTTAGTAGTGATTGGGAAGGATCAACCCAGAAGATGCTTAAAGCGCTGGCGTAACACATTTGAAAAGTACGGAGAACTTGGTCTGGAGGGAGACCGTCGTGGAAAAGGAAGTAAAGGTCGACCTTCTTCAAAGAAGATGTCTGCGGAAGAAGAACTTGAGAAAGCGGAAGCTCGTATTAAGTACTTAGAGGCTGAAAATG GATTTTTTAAAAAAGCTAGACAAACTCGAAAGGCAGGCGTTGAAGAAGAAACGAAAATAACTCCATCAGAAGTCTATCAGCTTATTTATGAAACAATCCATAATTACTCCTTAAGGAGTATGGTCTCTTATTTATGTGAATTCACAGGAGTAAGTCGAAGTGGATATTATGCGTGGATAAATAGTGATTCCAAAAGACAAGTGAAAAATCAGAAAGACGAAAAGGATATACAAATTATTCAAGTTATCTTCTCACAAAACCATGAGAAAGTAGGAGCTCTGCAAATTAAGTTGATTCTCGAAAATGATTATGGGGTCATCATGAATCATAAAAAAATTCGAAGATTAATGAAGAAATTTGATCTTTCGGCAAAGATCAGACAGGCTAAACCATACAAACAAATGTTGAAAGCCACTCAAGAGCATCGTACGTGCCCAAACCATCTTAACCGAGAGTTCACACAACTAGAACCCGGAAAAGTCTTTTTGACTGATATCACTTACACGTATTTTGGGAAAGGTCAAAAAGCATATCTTTCTTGCGTGAAAGATAGTACAACAAAGGAAATTGTAGCTCACCATATATCTACTTCCCTAGGGATGGATATTGTTTACCGAACGTTAGAGAAACTTCAAGACACCGTAAAATCTTTCCATCCAGAAGCAATGATTCATTCGGATCAAGGGTTTCATTACACTCACCCCAAATTCCAATCTAGAGTGAGAGAAGCTGGCCTTCGTCAGTCCATGTCCCGAAAAGGTAACTGTTGGGATAATGCACCTATGGAATCATTCTTTGGTCATTTAAAGGATATGGTGGATCACCAATCATGTGAAAGCTTAAGCCAACTTAAAGAAGAAATTAACCAGTATATAGCAAAATATAATAATAAAAGATATCAGTGGAATTTAAATAAGATGACCCCGGTGCAATACCGAGATCATCTCCTAGCCGCCTAA
- a CDS encoding HesB/IscA family protein: MILNITEAAGHQIKEMMKEEEGDVRLRFGVKGGGCSGLSYAMGFEDDINEELDVIDESAGIPVVINRQDVPIIEGTTIDFKQNMMGGGFTIDNPNAIVSCGCGSSFKTATNAGVPDPSC, translated from the coding sequence ATGATTCTGAACATTACGGAAGCCGCTGGTCACCAGATCAAGGAGATGATGAAGGAAGAAGAAGGAGATGTCCGTCTTCGCTTCGGAGTAAAGGGTGGAGGCTGTAGTGGATTGTCTTATGCCATGGGGTTTGAAGATGACATCAATGAAGAACTTGATGTGATCGATGAATCGGCAGGGATTCCTGTCGTCATCAACCGCCAGGATGTACCGATCATTGAAGGTACGACGATTGACTTCAAACAGAACATGATGGGTGGAGGATTCACGATCGACAATCCGAACGCGATTGTTTCGTGCGGGTGTGGATCTTCTTTCAAAACGGCGACAAATGCAGGTGTGCCGGATCCCAGCTGTTAA